The window TGCCTTATACAAGAAAGATTATCCATAAGTACAAAGATATGCAAATTGTTTATTTAAGCAAATACTAAAATACAAAAACATCTTTTTATACATTTTCATAAAAGGATAAAAGATTTCCGTATAAGTCTAATGCTGCAAATTCTCTTGTGCCATAATAGGTACTTTCTATCTCTGTTTTTTCATTGTGAAGCACCTCTTTTCTTTTAGCTCCTTATACAGCTCTTCAACTCCTTTTACTTCAATTCTGCAACTGTGTGTTCCTGCTAAAAAGCTTTCTGCCCCACTACTAATCGGTTTTAGAAATAGAAAAATGCTTTTCCATTTCCAACTATAATTGCAGGAAGCCCACAAATGCAGCTCTATGTTGTCCCGAACCAAAATTGCAAAAGTGTCTTCCTTGTACCGACAATTAAAACCAAATTTGTCTTTGTAAAATTGAACTGCTTTGTCAATTTCCCTGACAGGAAATGCGGGTGTTGTCTTTATCAGTTCTATCATTGTCATGTGCAATTTTAAATTGTAATATTGTGCTAAATAGTCGAGACAGCACAAACGGGTTGAAAAAACGTTTTCGGTTTCCTGGCTTAGCTGTTTATCCTTTGTTTTAATAATTTAAAGATAATCCTATACCCCAGCCCATATCACTATCGTAATGTGTACGAATACCCACATTTTTATTGATAATATATTTTAGCTCTGTCATATACTCTTTATCGGTGTTGACCATAAAACCAGCCCTCAATCTCTTTGTGATGGGAATATCTTCACGCATTAAGGAAAGACGTACAATTCCATCGTGATATACCTCTGCCTGAAAGTTTACTAACATTGGCAAAGTGTACATAAAACCTAAGCTAATAGCTCTACGTGTATCTTTTTCATTTTTCTGTCCAAATAAATTGGTTTCGTGTTCATCCATACCCATTTTACGATATCTCCAATCAAAACCTATAAACGGCATAAACCATTGCATTTTTCCAATGTACCTTCCTAAATGTGTTTCTACTTCATAACCGTGCACATCGTTATAGCCTAATCGCCATTCTGTTCCTAAACTCCATCTTGCCTTTTGAAGCATCGCATCACCATCATTTCCATTGGTAGCAAAATCATTCTGAGCCATAAAGTGTGGCATATTGCTTTCTCTTTGCAACATATTATATGCTTTCTTCTTGTCAGGCAAATTTGGATTTTGATAATCGTCAACCGCAAATACCCTGTTCATTCCTGACATCATATGATAAAGGATATGACAGT of the Chryseobacterium capnotolerans genome contains:
- a CDS encoding VOC family protein — translated: MIELIKTTPAFPVREIDKAVQFYKDKFGFNCRYKEDTFAILVRDNIELHLWASCNYSWKWKSIFLFLKPISSGAESFLAGTHSCRIEVKGVEELYKELKEKRCFTMKKQR